Proteins encoded together in one Amblyomma americanum isolate KBUSLIRL-KWMA chromosome 1, ASM5285725v1, whole genome shotgun sequence window:
- the LOC144126673 gene encoding uncharacterized protein LOC144126673: protein MSSKLESLESSVSLLSDKFDEFQTRLLAQEKSTKDVTKRVERHEKAEWACEIAQLNKDVDSLEWRSRRLNIEIHGLPETENEDLLKKVNEIGTKLELDEVCSSDITALHRLPAKPGKTRGVIVRFAKQEVRDAWLAKRQALRDDNTGKYMCENMTRYTRTLLTVAKEWAKESGYAFVWHVNGKVLVRKQAGARAVVIRDKDDLANLR from the coding sequence ATGTCCAGCAAGCTTGAGTCGCTTGAGTCATCTGTCAGCCTGCTCTCAGATAAATTTGATGAGTTTCAAACACGTCTTCTAGCCCAAGAAAAGTCGACAAAGGATGTCACGAAGCGTGTAGAGCGGCATGAGAAAGCTGAATGGGCCTGTGAAATTGCACAGCTCAATAAGGACGTTGACAGTCTAGAATGGCGCAGTCGTCGACTGAACATCGAAATCCATGGTCTACCAGAGACGGAAAACGAGGACTTACTAAAGAAAGTGAATGAAATAGGCACAAAACTGGAACTTGATGAGGTGTGCTCGAGTGACATAACAGCCCTGCACAGGCTTCCCGCGAAGCCGGGCAAAACACGGGGCGTAATTGTTCGCTTCGCAAAGCAGGAGGTTCGTGATGCCTGGCTAGCAAAAAGGCAGGcgctacgtgatgacaacaccggAAAGTACATGTGTGAAAATATGACTCGGTACACTCGCACTCTTCTCACAGTCGCCAAAGAATGGGCTAAGGAATCCGGCTACGCGTTCGTTTGGCACGTGAATGGAAAGGTGCTTGTACGGAAACAAGCCGGTGCACGAGCAGTTGTCATCCGCGATAAGGATGACCTCGCCAATCTGAGGTGA